DNA sequence from the Bradyrhizobium sp. CIAT3101 genome:
GGTCGATGGTCGTTCTATCCGATTCCAACGCGCGATCCATTGTTCGGATACGTTAAACAGGGGGATTGTGTAGAAGCCCGCGATCAAGGCGCGGTCGAGTGCCCGGACCGCCGCGACAAAAGCCGTATGATCACGGGCCTCCAAAAGGGCTTTGATCATCGCGTCGATGGCGGGATCCCTGGCGCCCATGTAGTTGCGGGTGCCCGGATTGTCGGCGGCAGCACTGCCCCAATAGAAATACTGCTCGTTGCCGGGCGACAGCGACTGGTCCCAGCGGTTCTGGATCATGTCGAACTCATAGGCCAGCCGGCGCTGGTCGAACTGCACGGGATCGACCGAGCGCACGCTCGGCGCGATGCCGGCGCGTTTGAGGTCGCGCTGGAAGGCGAGCGCGATGCGCTCCTGGTCGCGGGTCGTCACCAGCATCTCGAAGGTGAAGGGGGCCTTGGTCGCGCGGTTGCGCAGCACGGTGCCGTCGAGATCGTAACCGGCGTCGGACAGGAGTTTGAGCGCAGCGCGCAGCGTCGTCCGGTCGCGCCCCGAGCCGTCGGTGACGGGAAGGCGGTAGCTGCCGTCCATGATGTCCGGCGGGATCTGCGCGGCAAACGGCTTCAGCAATTCGCGTTCGCGTGCATCCGCAGGGCGGCCATAGGCCGAGAGGTCGGATCCCGCGAAATAGCCGGCGACCCGCGAATACAGCGAGAAGAAATAGTTGCGATTGACCAGCTCGAAATCGAACAGCAGCGTCAGCGCCTGGCGCACGCGGATGTCGGCGAAGATCGGACGGCGCGTGTTGAACACCAGGAATTCGGAAGGCTGCGGCACACCGGGTTTGATGGTGTCGCGGATCACGTCGCCGTTCCTGGCGGCCGGAAAATCGTAGCCGTCGTGCCAGCGCAACGGCTCGTGCTCGACGCGGAAATCATAGAGGCCGCGCTTGAAGGCTTCGAACTGGCCGTTGGCTTCGCGAAAATAGTCGAGCCGGATCTCGTCGAAATTGAACAGCCCGCGATTGATCGGGAGATCGCGGCCCCAATAATCGGGATTGCGCGAGAGCGTCACGCTGGCGCCGGGCTTGACCGCCGTGACGCGATACGGGCCCGAGGCAATCGGCCCGGTCAGCGTCGTCTCCTCGAAGGTCGCGACATCGACGGCGTGCTTCGGCAGGATCGGCATCAGGCCGAGGATCAGCGGCAGCTCGCGGTCGTTGGCGCCGGCGAGGTCGAAGCGGA
Encoded proteins:
- a CDS encoding extracellular solute-binding protein, with protein sequence MFMFQRLLEGPSVRFCSIALALAIGLSAFGGARAEEAHAIAMHGKPALPADFAHMPYANPDAPKGGRLTWGILGTFDSLNPFIVKGLAVQPIRAYVVESLLSRGQDEPFTLYGLLAKTVETDDERSYVTFRIDPRARFSDGKQVTAEDVLFSWQLLRDHGRPNLRQYYAKVAKAEAPDPLTVRFDLAGANDRELPLILGLMPILPKHAVDVATFEETTLTGPIASGPYRVTAVKPGASVTLSRNPDYWGRDLPINRGLFNFDEIRLDYFREANGQFEAFKRGLYDFRVEHEPLRWHDGYDFPAARNGDVIRDTIKPGVPQPSEFLVFNTRRPIFADIRVRQALTLLFDFELVNRNYFFSLYSRVAGYFAGSDLSAYGRPADARERELLKPFAAQIPPDIMDGSYRLPVTDGSGRDRTTLRAALKLLSDAGYDLDGTVLRNRATKAPFTFEMLVTTRDQERIALAFQRDLKRAGIAPSVRSVDPVQFDQRRLAYEFDMIQNRWDQSLSPGNEQYFYWGSAAADNPGTRNYMGARDPAIDAMIKALLEARDHTAFVAAVRALDRALIAGFYTIPLFNVSEQWIARWNRIERPSTTALSGYLPETWWSKGEPQASPAK